A window from Opitutia bacterium ISCC 52 encodes these proteins:
- a CDS encoding acyl-CoA thioesterase → MIQNKTAIRVRYVETDAMGFAHHANYLAWFELARIEFMDALEMPYKEMEKEGYLLPVLGAHLKYKKPAHFDDQLIVICTAREKPRIRLKMAYEVFRGETLIATGSTEHAFMNPEGMPIRPPQKFVELFEQNGANE, encoded by the coding sequence ATGATTCAGAACAAGACCGCCATCCGTGTACGCTATGTTGAGACTGACGCCATGGGATTCGCCCACCATGCGAATTACCTGGCGTGGTTCGAGCTAGCACGAATTGAGTTTATGGACGCCCTCGAAATGCCTTACAAAGAGATGGAGAAAGAGGGTTATTTACTACCGGTACTGGGAGCCCATTTGAAATACAAGAAGCCTGCGCACTTTGATGACCAATTAATCGTCATTTGTACCGCGAGAGAAAAACCACGGATTCGCCTCAAGATGGCATACGAGGTATTTCGAGGAGAGACACTGATAGCGACCGGATCAACAGAGCATGCGTTTATGAATCCCGAGGGCATGCCCATCCGACCTCCCCAAAAGTTCGTAGAGCTCTTTGAACAAAACGGAGCTAACGAATAA
- a CDS encoding SLC13 family permease, translated as MTLDIVLVFAILALTLASFVWEKVPVEVTAISAFALILALGLLPVDSALSVLANPAPVTVGAMFMVSAGLERCGAIEIMTGYFKKLAKAGYIPFLFVMILSVAFVSAFINNTPVVVIFMPVLLSLAREMDVPASKLLIPLSYASIFGGVCTLMGTSTNILISGIAETYDMAPFSMFELAKVGLPLLGLGTIYLMVFSRKRLPVRETLTQILSPEERREFITEAFINAHSPLSGKGIIESGILKTPGVRILEIVRSGMPMEDPLNKITLQSGDRLVLACKPHGIAQARSLEGVDFLGEIGEGLEQVAASEGSIVEGFIGPASSIVGKTVGEINFRQRFHMIVLALHRRGKNVREKLQTLPLEFGDTLLMMGTDQAIGSLRNSNDIILLDKPHVPSRSRRKKIPIVLATILGIVGFTTFTNFPIVASAIIGVAVLLVTNCVSSKEAFSSVGWNIIFLIYGMLALGLAMQETGASTLIADNAVSAVNSFVAPQWQPYVMLAVMYLMCSILTEILSNNATAALLAPVGIGIAASMGVDPRAFLVVTAIASSASFATPIGYQTNTFVYGVGGYRFSDFIKFGLPLNLMYFSVSIFLIPMVWPF; from the coding sequence ATGACATTGGATATCGTATTAGTGTTCGCTATTCTGGCATTAACACTCGCTAGCTTCGTCTGGGAAAAAGTGCCTGTCGAGGTAACGGCTATCTCGGCCTTTGCCCTGATATTGGCCCTGGGCTTATTACCTGTGGACTCCGCACTCAGCGTGCTGGCAAACCCTGCGCCCGTAACCGTCGGTGCCATGTTTATGGTGAGCGCCGGATTGGAAAGGTGTGGAGCCATCGAGATCATGACCGGCTATTTCAAAAAATTAGCCAAGGCGGGTTACATCCCCTTCCTATTTGTCATGATACTGTCGGTGGCGTTTGTCTCGGCGTTTATTAATAATACCCCGGTCGTCGTAATATTCATGCCAGTATTGCTGAGCTTGGCACGAGAGATGGATGTTCCGGCCTCCAAACTACTGATTCCACTCTCCTATGCATCTATCTTCGGTGGAGTCTGTACCTTGATGGGAACCAGCACCAATATCCTTATAAGTGGTATCGCAGAGACCTACGACATGGCCCCTTTCTCCATGTTTGAGCTGGCTAAGGTCGGTCTACCCCTGCTTGGACTAGGGACGATCTACCTTATGGTGTTTTCAAGGAAACGGCTACCCGTTCGTGAAACACTGACCCAAATTCTGTCACCCGAGGAACGGCGTGAATTCATCACAGAAGCCTTCATAAACGCTCACTCTCCTCTTTCAGGAAAAGGAATCATCGAATCTGGAATCCTGAAAACGCCAGGTGTTCGCATTCTGGAAATCGTGCGATCCGGCATGCCAATGGAAGATCCATTGAATAAGATTACCCTTCAATCAGGAGATCGACTGGTATTGGCCTGCAAACCCCACGGGATAGCTCAGGCAAGGAGCTTGGAAGGTGTTGATTTCCTTGGAGAAATTGGCGAGGGGCTCGAACAGGTAGCCGCATCAGAAGGTTCAATCGTGGAAGGCTTTATTGGACCCGCTTCCTCTATCGTTGGTAAGACGGTGGGAGAAATCAATTTCCGCCAACGCTTCCATATGATCGTTCTCGCATTGCACCGACGAGGCAAGAACGTGCGAGAAAAGCTGCAAACACTGCCGTTGGAATTTGGTGACACGCTACTCATGATGGGCACCGATCAAGCCATCGGATCGTTGAGAAATTCAAACGACATTATTTTGCTCGATAAACCTCACGTGCCCTCAAGGAGCAGACGGAAAAAAATCCCCATAGTGTTGGCAACCATTCTAGGTATCGTTGGATTCACCACTTTCACCAACTTCCCCATCGTAGCGTCGGCGATTATTGGAGTCGCAGTGCTTCTTGTAACCAATTGTGTAAGTTCCAAGGAGGCCTTTTCATCGGTGGGCTGGAACATCATTTTCCTCATCTATGGGATGTTGGCACTCGGACTGGCCATGCAGGAAACGGGCGCCTCTACTCTGATCGCAGATAATGCCGTCTCAGCTGTGAATTCCTTTGTAGCGCCTCAGTGGCAACCTTACGTGATGCTAGCCGTTATGTATCTCATGTGCTCGATACTCACTGAGATACTTTCAAACAACGCTACGGCAGCTTTACTGGCACCGGTCGGCATTGGCATAGCAGCCAGCATGGGAGTGGACCCTCGAGCGTTCTTGGTCGTAACTGCAATCGCTTCTTCGGCCAGCTTTGCTACACCCATTGGTTACCAAACCAATACCTTTGTTTATGGTGTAGGTGGCTACCGATTCAGTGACTTCATTAAATTTGGCCTGCCGCTCAACCTGATGTATTTCAGCGTAAGTATTTTCCTAATACCAATGGTCTGGCCCTTCTGA
- a CDS encoding MBL fold metallo-hydrolase: MEIVFMGTGTSHGVPMIGCDCNICTSDNPKNRRTRTSIHVRMGDHAVQVDISPEFRLQCIAHQVDHIDWVVLTHAHADHVAGMDDLRRFVDFREGEGVPVYAFEEVLERMRLMYPYAVRDRPEFRGYPAFIPHAVERHGTLEFPWGTLETTVLPHGRFEVMGLVFTEASSGKKFTYYTDCKSVSEEARELASDSDMVVLDGLRHDPHPTHMSIEEAVEVANSIGAPQTYLIHMTHHVDHDEVDMQLPDRVNLSFDGLRVRL, encoded by the coding sequence ATGGAGATTGTGTTTATGGGGACTGGTACTTCACACGGAGTGCCCATGATTGGTTGCGACTGCAACATATGTACCAGTGACAATCCCAAGAACCGGAGGACGCGGACTTCGATCCATGTCCGCATGGGTGACCACGCGGTCCAGGTTGATATTTCTCCAGAGTTTAGACTCCAATGTATTGCCCACCAAGTGGATCATATTGATTGGGTCGTTCTCACCCATGCTCATGCAGATCATGTGGCTGGTATGGATGATCTTCGACGGTTTGTTGATTTTAGAGAAGGGGAGGGTGTTCCCGTCTATGCCTTCGAGGAGGTCTTGGAACGAATGCGCCTCATGTATCCTTATGCAGTTCGAGATCGTCCTGAATTTCGTGGTTACCCGGCGTTTATCCCTCATGCGGTGGAACGCCATGGGACGTTGGAGTTTCCTTGGGGGACGCTGGAAACGACGGTGTTACCTCATGGCCGCTTTGAAGTTATGGGATTAGTGTTTACCGAAGCGTCATCCGGTAAGAAATTTACTTACTATACCGACTGCAAGTCGGTGAGTGAAGAGGCTCGTGAACTCGCCAGCGATTCGGACATGGTGGTGCTCGATGGTTTGCGGCATGACCCGCACCCGACTCATATGAGCATCGAGGAAGCAGTGGAAGTTGCTAACTCTATTGGTGCTCCACAAACCTATTTGATCCACATGACTCATCATGTCGATCACGACGAAGTGGACATGCAATTGCCGGATCGAGTGAACCTTTCCTTCGACGGCTTGAGGGTTCGATTGTGA
- a CDS encoding shikimate kinase gives MSNSSRPNIYLVGFMGTGKSTIGRQLAQQLEYTFIDSDHAIEAKAGISIPEIFETQGESAFRAMEKAFVESGHDSEGCVVSTGGGLVFQPGLTEMLQAKGVVITLFASPETVYERTRSNKNRPLLNVEDPKVEIERLLKERTPIYSKAGIGVLTDGRGVNDIVSHIIRIYRRKVGL, from the coding sequence ATGTCAAATAGCTCCAGACCCAATATTTATCTCGTCGGTTTTATGGGAACCGGTAAGTCGACGATTGGGCGGCAGCTTGCACAGCAGCTGGAGTATACCTTTATCGATAGCGATCATGCTATTGAGGCGAAAGCTGGAATAAGCATTCCCGAGATTTTCGAGACCCAAGGTGAGTCAGCCTTTCGTGCCATGGAAAAAGCATTTGTCGAATCGGGTCATGACAGTGAGGGATGTGTGGTTTCTACCGGTGGTGGCTTGGTGTTTCAACCTGGTTTGACCGAGATGCTTCAGGCCAAGGGGGTAGTCATTACTTTATTCGCGTCTCCGGAAACGGTTTACGAACGCACACGTTCGAACAAGAACCGGCCGCTTCTCAATGTAGAAGATCCGAAAGTGGAGATTGAGCGATTGTTGAAAGAGCGGACACCTATCTATAGTAAGGCTGGAATTGGAGTGCTTACGGATGGTCGCGGCGTAAACGACATCGTCTCACATATTATCCGGATATACAGACGCAAAGTCGGTCTTTGA
- the cyoE gene encoding heme o synthase, with the protein MSQGDSNSAVDSSSPLIPEPIAGKARLADYLELTKPKLSLMSIITALLGYFAASPVKNVPVFLGLTIGTSFAAAGAAVLNQWFERDADKKMKRTQDRPITRGVISPLTALFLGVVLTIVGIAVLFVWTNLLTAWLGLATVIIYVVIYTPLKQVTPLATEIGALPGAIPPLMGWTAATGSISTLGWVLFGILLFWQMPHFMAISWMYREDYQRGGFRMLVSTQNGAVKISYSAIFYTILLIAVTLVPILLSITGHLYSAGATILSAFIGWRAWQFFKAVDMDGPARKLFYASIIHLPLLFAVLVVDRWLF; encoded by the coding sequence ATGAGTCAGGGAGATTCCAACTCAGCGGTCGATTCATCGTCACCACTGATACCAGAACCCATCGCGGGTAAAGCACGTCTTGCTGATTACTTGGAATTGACCAAACCCAAGCTGAGCTTGATGTCGATCATTACGGCATTGCTCGGCTATTTTGCAGCAAGTCCGGTTAAGAACGTACCCGTCTTCCTCGGATTGACGATCGGGACCTCCTTTGCTGCAGCTGGAGCTGCTGTGCTCAATCAGTGGTTTGAACGAGATGCAGATAAAAAGATGAAGCGGACACAGGATCGGCCCATAACCCGTGGAGTTATCTCGCCACTGACTGCTTTGTTTCTAGGCGTTGTGCTAACGATCGTAGGGATCGCAGTATTGTTCGTTTGGACCAACTTGTTGACTGCCTGGCTCGGCCTTGCGACCGTCATCATCTACGTAGTCATTTACACTCCACTCAAACAAGTGACCCCATTAGCCACGGAAATCGGTGCCCTTCCCGGAGCTATTCCCCCTCTGATGGGTTGGACAGCGGCTACAGGCTCCATTTCTACCTTGGGCTGGGTACTGTTTGGCATTCTCCTTTTTTGGCAAATGCCACATTTTATGGCCATCTCGTGGATGTATCGTGAGGATTACCAACGCGGTGGGTTCCGCATGCTGGTATCAACTCAGAACGGCGCGGTAAAAATCAGCTACAGCGCTATTTTCTACACCATACTACTGATAGCAGTTACCTTGGTTCCCATCCTTCTATCCATCACTGGACACCTTTACTCGGCCGGAGCCACAATCCTAAGTGCCTTTATAGGCTGGCGAGCCTGGCAGTTCTTTAAGGCCGTCGATATGGATGGGCCCGCGAGAAAACTCTTTTATGCCTCCATTATTCATCTCCCTTTGCTATTTGCCGTGCTCGTGGTAGATCGTTGGTTGTTTTAA
- a CDS encoding SCO family protein: MKLLLLCLLCLSPEVLLADGSWSFSGVIRSVNKEEPKIVAAHDGIRGFAEEAGELELIVGAGDHLIAKPESIIKGRLVEKGGVLSLENIWPAEPQAERSMMLINRDLTRPRIGAVSKGILRVGDDLPRFAMYNQLGDLITAEEFQNKAIVLNFIFTRGKVPSMSPATADRMAELQDKLEAAGLADSVCLVSVSLDPEFDTPGLCYEFLDERSVDHGGYWMLTGSKKTLDYLTKQVGVVVAPSEKTILNHSMVVLVLDTQGKIFHRIPGTRWKLEDVYNRLEVMLKGWN; encoded by the coding sequence ATGAAACTGCTATTGCTTTGTTTGTTATGCCTTTCGCCTGAGGTGCTTCTAGCCGATGGATCCTGGTCTTTTTCAGGTGTTATTCGTTCGGTGAATAAGGAAGAGCCCAAGATAGTGGCTGCACATGACGGGATCCGTGGATTTGCAGAAGAGGCGGGCGAGCTTGAATTGATAGTCGGAGCCGGAGATCATCTAATTGCGAAGCCTGAGAGTATCATCAAGGGGCGATTAGTAGAAAAAGGGGGTGTTTTATCGTTGGAAAATATCTGGCCTGCTGAGCCTCAAGCTGAGCGCTCCATGATGCTTATCAATAGAGACCTCACCCGACCTCGCATTGGTGCTGTTAGCAAGGGCATCTTGAGGGTGGGGGACGATCTTCCTCGATTTGCGATGTATAACCAATTGGGAGATTTGATTACTGCCGAGGAGTTTCAGAACAAAGCCATCGTTCTCAATTTTATTTTCACACGGGGTAAGGTGCCTTCGATGAGTCCAGCCACGGCTGATCGCATGGCAGAATTGCAGGATAAACTAGAAGCCGCAGGATTGGCGGATTCAGTGTGTTTGGTATCTGTCAGTCTGGATCCAGAGTTTGATACGCCTGGATTGTGCTACGAATTCTTAGACGAGCGGAGTGTCGATCATGGGGGGTATTGGATGCTTACAGGGTCTAAGAAAACTTTAGACTATCTTACCAAGCAGGTCGGCGTTGTCGTCGCTCCGAGTGAAAAAACCATTCTCAACCACTCCATGGTGGTCTTGGTTTTGGATACGCAAGGAAAGATCTTTCATCGTATTCCTGGAACGCGATGGAAATTAGAAGACGTATACAATCGACTTGAGGTGATGCTCAAAGGCTGGAACTAG
- a CDS encoding glycosyltransferase family 4 protein produces MLILQNRAERPPKAKRRQTRPLFILTHEFHPQKGGIATFTEEMALSCSQQGFDVEVWAPDNGGVMSDKPWPFKVRRLDMKGTQDLPCLMATSKEIIDKRRDLRRAAVYLPEPGPISAMLYLQFFKAFQPGKLFLTFHGSEILNYYGKIHHRLLLKKLIAKADRVSAVSSYTHRLLVSRFPDATHKTVLTPCALRSDFVGTNHQKSANQEKVVILTVGRLHPRKGQSFILKTLNLLPEHLKPKVEFWMVGNGKHSEYQKELQRLVDQSDINVKMLGQLDDISLRAVYKQADIFAMTSLHYKKSIEGFGLVYLEASAHGLPVVAHHIGGVPDAVEHNKTGLLVPPGNKKALAKAFTDLIENPELRKSMGQTGRQWVGKYRWDKSVDMLFGHDDLIIES; encoded by the coding sequence ATGCTTATTTTGCAAAATAGAGCAGAGCGCCCGCCCAAGGCAAAGAGACGCCAAACGCGTCCTCTATTTATCCTGACGCACGAGTTTCACCCTCAAAAGGGAGGAATTGCCACATTTACTGAGGAAATGGCGCTTTCCTGCAGCCAGCAGGGATTTGATGTTGAGGTATGGGCGCCTGACAATGGAGGCGTGATGAGCGACAAGCCCTGGCCCTTTAAAGTCCGTAGGCTGGACATGAAGGGAACGCAGGACCTTCCCTGCTTAATGGCGACCAGTAAGGAGATCATAGACAAACGCCGAGATTTGAGGCGTGCTGCAGTTTACTTGCCGGAACCAGGCCCCATCTCAGCCATGCTTTACCTCCAATTCTTTAAAGCATTCCAACCGGGGAAGCTCTTTCTTACCTTTCACGGATCAGAGATTCTCAACTACTATGGAAAAATCCACCATCGGCTTTTGCTGAAGAAATTGATCGCCAAAGCAGACCGAGTGAGCGCTGTATCCTCCTATACGCACCGGCTTTTGGTTTCTCGTTTTCCTGACGCAACCCACAAGACGGTGCTTACGCCCTGTGCTTTGCGCTCCGACTTTGTCGGCACAAATCATCAGAAGTCGGCGAATCAGGAAAAAGTAGTGATTCTGACTGTAGGCAGGCTACATCCACGAAAAGGACAAAGTTTCATCCTAAAAACGCTCAACCTACTTCCAGAGCACCTGAAACCCAAAGTGGAGTTCTGGATGGTCGGCAATGGCAAGCACTCGGAGTATCAAAAAGAACTCCAGCGTCTAGTGGATCAGTCTGACATCAACGTGAAAATGCTTGGACAACTCGACGATATAAGTCTTCGAGCAGTCTACAAACAAGCGGACATATTTGCCATGACCAGCCTGCACTACAAAAAGAGTATTGAAGGATTCGGGCTGGTTTACCTCGAGGCATCCGCGCATGGATTGCCCGTCGTAGCCCATCACATTGGCGGTGTTCCGGATGCGGTGGAGCATAACAAGACCGGTCTGCTAGTCCCTCCGGGAAATAAAAAGGCACTCGCTAAAGCCTTTACGGATTTAATTGAAAATCCGGAATTGCGGAAATCCATGGGCCAAACGGGCCGCCAGTGGGTAGGAAAGTATCGCTGGGACAAGTCGGTAGACATGCTGTTCGGCCATGATGACTTGATCATCGAGTCCTAA
- a CDS encoding COX15/CtaA family protein: MSKSAAYKPLLAFYSLFVLFVTTFLLYAGGFTTSIGAGMVFPDWPLSNGSLNPKGWLENQAMLAEHSHRLLGATIGLLTLSLAIWIWVKDSRKWMRILAIVSLVAVILQGLLGGFRVLFNSLQFAMIHGCLAQVFLCMLVSIAAGQSSWWFRDLSFPPKGKAKIRGFGLVVCGLIFVQLIIAAIMRHSGAGLAIPTFPLTPEGGIIPEAWNFRISIHFAHRAMALAIFAVYIYWASRILTTKELDGRIKLFCGIGLILLFTQVTLGAMVIWTYRSPIPTTVHVIVGAFLFATTWLITFFQYNPALKTTLPTSEENIESVDFSEVSTGQSHS; the protein is encoded by the coding sequence GTGTCTAAATCCGCAGCCTACAAGCCATTATTGGCATTTTATAGCCTGTTCGTCTTATTTGTGACGACCTTTCTGCTTTATGCCGGAGGGTTTACCACATCCATTGGCGCAGGAATGGTCTTCCCAGACTGGCCGCTATCCAATGGTTCTCTCAATCCCAAGGGCTGGTTGGAGAACCAAGCCATGCTGGCAGAACATAGTCACCGCCTCTTGGGCGCAACGATTGGCCTGCTCACTTTGAGCCTCGCGATTTGGATATGGGTAAAGGACAGCCGGAAATGGATGCGTATACTAGCAATTGTATCTTTGGTAGCCGTCATTTTGCAGGGTCTACTTGGTGGATTTCGAGTGCTATTCAACAGCCTGCAATTCGCCATGATTCATGGCTGCCTGGCTCAAGTCTTCTTGTGCATGCTTGTATCTATCGCAGCTGGACAATCCAGCTGGTGGTTCCGCGACCTTTCGTTTCCGCCAAAAGGCAAAGCCAAGATAAGAGGGTTTGGTCTGGTCGTGTGTGGACTCATCTTTGTGCAACTGATCATCGCCGCCATCATGCGTCATTCCGGTGCCGGGCTCGCTATACCGACCTTTCCGCTGACCCCAGAGGGAGGTATCATTCCTGAAGCCTGGAATTTCCGCATTAGCATCCATTTTGCTCACAGAGCGATGGCTTTGGCTATCTTTGCGGTCTATATCTACTGGGCGAGTCGCATTCTGACCACTAAGGAGCTAGACGGCCGAATTAAATTGTTTTGCGGTATTGGGCTGATACTCCTCTTCACTCAAGTAACTCTTGGAGCTATGGTCATTTGGACCTACCGGAGTCCGATTCCCACTACGGTTCATGTTATCGTAGGAGCCTTCCTTTTCGCCACCACATGGCTGATTACATTTTTCCAATACAATCCAGCATTGAAAACAACACTCCCTACATCTGAAGAAAACATAGAGTCGGTTGACTTTTCCGAAGTTTCCACCGGACAATCTCATTCATGA
- a CDS encoding RNA polymerase sigma factor, with protein sequence MDSEAETDKQLVERARDGDLAAFDTLVVKHQGMISRCLFRFCPHQSDLEDLVQDTFIKAYRKLHLWKPTAPFENWLRRIAYNTGHDYFRRSKRTPVSLASPGQESNELELLRLEDRTDIQQEYQITEQVQQLLSELPADDRLLLTMHYLEERPLAEVAEATRWSLSKTKVKSFRAKKKLRKLLNRYDISE encoded by the coding sequence ATGGATTCAGAGGCTGAAACAGACAAACAATTGGTAGAGCGCGCCCGTGATGGCGACTTGGCAGCCTTTGATACGCTCGTTGTGAAACACCAAGGGATGATCTCCCGATGTTTGTTTCGGTTCTGTCCTCATCAGTCCGATTTGGAAGATCTGGTGCAGGATACCTTCATAAAGGCCTATCGCAAACTGCACTTGTGGAAACCCACAGCACCTTTTGAAAACTGGCTACGTCGTATCGCCTACAATACGGGTCATGACTATTTTCGCCGGTCCAAGCGTACTCCGGTGTCTCTCGCCTCACCTGGGCAAGAGTCCAACGAGCTGGAATTGTTGCGACTGGAAGATCGCACGGATATTCAACAAGAATATCAAATCACCGAGCAAGTTCAACAACTGCTCTCTGAGTTACCGGCCGACGATCGACTCCTGTTAACCATGCATTACCTGGAAGAGCGCCCCCTAGCAGAGGTAGCTGAAGCAACTAGGTGGAGCTTATCAAAAACCAAAGTTAAAAGCTTTCGAGCAAAGAAAAAATTACGTAAATTACTAAATCGTTATGACATCTCCGAATAA
- a CDS encoding FabA-like domain protein has translation MNSGIESDTVAVAPLSDNERGDLADSLKRCSEETRQAAFEFRESGKLSLLPTIILGIIERFLEPEIRPKLKEGDGSLKLIDDLGIDSLTMMEIVVLVEESLDLSIDNEELRDLRTLDDVRVFLDAKIRNIPVPEKNKHYGVEAILAAIPHHVPFLFLSEVSVGKNEAIGIYPISGLEEFLKGHFPENPIFPASIMLEALGQLAVFYLVTAHKSESGQPVNPKKILFTGCEAVRCQRICVPGETLTLSIKPKSIRHPIAKFQGKITVEGESAAWAEDISVTFDWAEATEA, from the coding sequence ATGAATTCTGGGATTGAGAGTGATACCGTTGCAGTTGCCCCCTTATCTGATAATGAGCGAGGTGATTTAGCTGATAGTTTGAAGCGTTGTTCTGAGGAGACGCGTCAAGCTGCCTTTGAGTTTCGTGAGTCAGGCAAGTTGAGTCTGCTCCCGACAATCATTCTTGGAATCATTGAGCGATTTCTGGAACCGGAGATCCGCCCAAAGCTGAAAGAAGGGGATGGATCGCTCAAGCTAATTGATGACCTCGGGATCGATTCACTGACTATGATGGAGATCGTTGTGTTGGTTGAGGAGTCCCTCGATCTGTCAATCGACAACGAAGAACTCCGCGATCTTCGCACTTTGGATGATGTTCGAGTATTCCTCGATGCCAAGATCCGTAACATCCCAGTTCCTGAGAAAAATAAGCACTACGGAGTCGAAGCCATTTTGGCAGCCATCCCTCATCATGTGCCTTTTCTGTTCCTCAGTGAAGTCTCAGTAGGGAAAAATGAGGCCATCGGCATCTATCCCATATCTGGATTGGAGGAGTTCCTCAAAGGGCATTTCCCCGAGAATCCTATTTTTCCAGCTAGCATCATGCTCGAGGCGTTGGGGCAGTTGGCAGTATTTTACCTCGTAACCGCTCATAAAAGTGAGTCCGGACAACCGGTTAATCCTAAAAAGATTTTGTTTACTGGTTGTGAAGCAGTGCGTTGCCAGCGGATTTGTGTGCCAGGTGAGACCCTCACATTGAGCATCAAGCCTAAGAGTATTCGTCACCCGATCGCCAAATTTCAAGGCAAGATTACGGTAGAAGGAGAAAGTGCAGCCTGGGCCGAGGACATCAGTGTTACTTTTGATTGGGCAGAAGCAACGGAAGCCTAA
- the larA gene encoding nickel-dependent lactate racemase yields the protein MSANTRLDYGETGLSVDLEGLNPTLLSPKFLPGLPDEGKAFHHSANNPIASDPLKAIVGADETVAIVIPDITRALPNERLLNWVFQELAHVPRENFTIISGTGTHRENTPQEWVYMVGETIYQEYRCINHNGFDEASLTPAGTSSFGYDVYFNREYAAADRRIIMGFIEPHFMAGFSGGYKAVFPGVTGVDTIMKYHSAENIGHPGSTWGNLDNNPTQDNVRAGGSLIPVDFLVNITLNNKREITGFFLGHPIDAHNVGCKFCKDTAMIPCEDAFDIVVTSNSGYPLDQNLYQTVKGMSAASQIVKKDGLIISASRCNDGFPDHGNFKRFLFENASTQAMLDKICSPGFELMDQWQVQLLAIILIKTRVGLYSELSDKDVCKAHLEPVADIRSTIDSEIHRLGGTARIAVLPEGPLTIPYLNT from the coding sequence ATGAGCGCTAATACCAGGTTGGATTATGGAGAGACAGGGCTCTCAGTCGACTTAGAGGGGTTGAACCCAACTCTTCTTTCCCCCAAATTCTTACCGGGCCTTCCCGATGAAGGAAAAGCCTTTCATCATTCAGCAAATAACCCAATTGCTAGCGATCCACTAAAAGCCATCGTAGGTGCGGATGAGACGGTGGCTATCGTGATTCCGGATATTACGCGGGCGCTTCCCAACGAACGATTACTCAACTGGGTGTTCCAGGAGCTGGCCCATGTACCGCGAGAAAATTTCACGATCATTTCAGGAACGGGGACACATAGGGAGAACACTCCTCAGGAATGGGTCTACATGGTTGGTGAAACGATTTACCAAGAGTATCGTTGTATAAACCATAATGGATTTGATGAAGCGAGCCTCACTCCGGCAGGGACTTCGTCTTTTGGCTACGATGTGTATTTTAATCGCGAATACGCAGCAGCAGATCGACGTATCATCATGGGGTTCATAGAGCCACACTTTATGGCGGGTTTCTCCGGCGGCTACAAAGCAGTCTTCCCTGGAGTCACCGGCGTGGACACCATCATGAAGTACCATAGCGCCGAGAACATTGGGCACCCAGGCAGCACTTGGGGCAATCTCGACAATAATCCTACACAGGACAATGTCAGAGCAGGAGGTTCCTTAATCCCAGTTGATTTCCTCGTAAATATAACCCTCAACAATAAGCGAGAGATAACCGGCTTTTTCTTAGGGCATCCCATCGATGCACACAATGTAGGCTGTAAGTTCTGCAAGGACACCGCGATGATTCCTTGTGAGGATGCGTTTGATATCGTTGTAACTTCAAACAGTGGTTACCCGCTCGATCAGAACCTTTACCAAACCGTTAAAGGCATGTCAGCTGCCTCTCAAATCGTTAAGAAGGATGGGTTAATTATTTCAGCCTCGCGTTGCAATGACGGCTTCCCTGATCACGGAAACTTTAAGCGCTTCCTTTTCGAGAACGCATCCACACAAGCTATGTTAGACAAAATTTGCTCACCTGGTTTTGAGCTCATGGATCAATGGCAGGTGCAGCTATTAGCGATCATCCTTATAAAAACACGCGTGGGTCTCTACAGCGAATTGTCGGATAAGGACGTCTGTAAAGCCCACCTCGAACCGGTAGCTGACATCAGATCAACAATCGACTCGGAGATCCATCGACTTGGGGGAACGGCACGCATTGCAGTTCTTCCGGAAGGGCCACTGACCATTCCATATCTGAATACCTAG